Proteins from a single region of Chloroflexota bacterium:
- a CDS encoding uracil-DNA glycosylase family protein has product MLESPRSPKDRLDACRLCLDAGYSVVSPPIFSGPDSASLMIVGQAPGRVETMQTRLPFSGPSGKRLFQWLAQAGWQEQDFRATSYMTAVTKCYPGPHANGRGDRVPIRAEQHLCRPWLEQELALVQPAVVLPVGRLAITRFIGGKVTLATTVGRTIERPADDPALTEWARNHLPAETCLVPLPHPSGASQWVNQPSNKELLQHAIKELSRLRGKIRNS; this is encoded by the coding sequence ATGCTTGAAAGCCCGCGTTCACCGAAAGATCGTTTGGACGCCTGCCGGTTATGCCTTGATGCCGGATACTCGGTGGTCTCTCCTCCGATCTTCAGCGGACCGGACAGCGCCAGCTTGATGATCGTCGGACAGGCCCCGGGGCGGGTGGAAACAATGCAGACACGGCTCCCTTTCAGCGGTCCTTCCGGCAAACGACTCTTTCAATGGCTGGCCCAGGCTGGATGGCAAGAGCAGGACTTTCGTGCCACCAGCTACATGACCGCCGTCACAAAATGCTATCCCGGCCCCCACGCCAACGGGCGCGGCGATCGTGTACCCATCCGGGCAGAGCAGCACCTCTGCCGGCCATGGTTGGAACAGGAACTGGCCCTGGTTCAACCCGCGGTCGTGCTGCCCGTTGGCCGGCTGGCCATCACCCGGTTTATTGGTGGCAAGGTAACATTGGCAACGACGGTCGGACGGACGATTGAGCGCCCCGCTGACGATCCTGCGCTGACAGAGTGGGCACGCAACCACCTGCCGGCAGAGACCTGTCTCGTCCCCCTTCCCCATCCGTCGGGTGCATCCCAATGGGTCAATCAACCATCGAACAAGGAGCTTCTCCAGCACGCCATCAAAGAGCTGTCACGGCTGCGCGGGAAGATCCGAAACAGTTGA
- a CDS encoding dipeptidase has product MQADPLHIDSIIVDGHCDTLGAVEQGVRSLGERSEKGHIDLPRLLDGGVTAQIFACFVPVSEYRRGATRHALARVDAFLEALEAYPEELVLATSSADIRRAKGEGKVAGILGLEGAESLEGSLAVLRSFYRLGVRNLGLTWNHRNAVADGVMEGPKAAGLSGFGVQVIEECNRLGMMIDVSHLAPAGISDVLETSQHPIVASHSNARACFDHVRNLTDSQIEGIVANGGLIGVTFVNAFLHHPMAEASIEHVLDQIDYLVSVAGPDHIMIGSDFDGCTPPKDLPDVTYYPNLTTGMLARGHDEITIRKILGLNFLRVFEAVTGG; this is encoded by the coding sequence ATGCAAGCCGACCCACTGCACATCGATTCCATCATCGTCGACGGACATTGCGACACCCTCGGGGCTGTAGAACAAGGCGTTCGAAGTCTGGGCGAACGATCGGAGAAGGGCCATATCGATCTGCCCCGGCTGCTCGATGGCGGCGTTACTGCCCAGATATTCGCCTGTTTTGTGCCCGTTTCCGAATATCGGCGGGGGGCAACCCGTCATGCTCTTGCCCGGGTGGATGCCTTCCTCGAAGCTCTTGAAGCCTATCCCGAGGAGCTTGTGCTCGCCACATCCTCGGCCGATATCCGCAGGGCAAAGGGGGAGGGAAAGGTAGCAGGAATCCTGGGCCTGGAGGGGGCTGAGTCCCTGGAGGGAAGCCTGGCGGTGCTGCGCTCTTTTTACAGATTGGGGGTCCGTAATCTGGGCCTGACCTGGAATCATCGCAATGCAGTGGCCGATGGAGTCATGGAAGGACCCAAGGCCGCCGGCCTTTCCGGTTTCGGTGTCCAGGTCATTGAGGAGTGCAACCGCCTGGGCATGATGATCGACGTGTCCCATCTGGCACCTGCGGGCATCAGCGATGTCCTGGAAACGAGCCAACATCCAATCGTCGCCTCCCACAGCAACGCGCGTGCCTGCTTCGATCATGTACGAAACCTGACTGATAGCCAGATCGAGGGTATTGTCGCTAATGGCGGCTTGATCGGTGTGACCTTTGTCAATGCCTTTTTGCACCACCCCATGGCAGAAGCCTCTATCGAACATGTGTTGGATCAGATCGACTACCTGGTTAGCGTTGCTGGACCGGATCATATCATGATCGGATCCGACTTCGACGGCTGTACACCGCCAAAGGATTTACCCGATGTGACCTATTATCCCAATTTGACCACCGGCATGCTGGCACGCGGCCACGATGAGATCACCATCCGCAAGATCCTCGGACTCAATTTCCTGCGGGTGTTCGAGGCGGTCACTGGTGGGTGA
- a CDS encoding CopG family transcriptional regulator: MATVKTAISVQQSLFEQIEVLAEELQISRSRLFALAAEAFIQRHQNQKLLEAINDAYDDLPDAGERSLRHQMRQQHRQLVEGQW, from the coding sequence ATGGCAACTGTCAAGACGGCTATTTCTGTGCAACAGTCTCTCTTCGAACAAATCGAGGTTCTTGCCGAAGAACTGCAAATCTCTCGAAGTCGCTTGTTTGCGTTGGCAGCCGAGGCGTTCATCCAACGTCACCAAAATCAAAAACTGCTGGAAGCCATCAACGATGCTTACGATGATTTACCAGATGCGGGAGAACGTTCTCTTCGCCACCAGATGCGTCAGCAGCACAGACAATTGGTAGAGGGGCAATGGTGA